CCGGTTTCGCGGTAGAGGCGGGCGAGGATGGCGGTCGAGCGCCGAAACAGGGGCGCGCCGGAGAGGCCTCCGGTTTCGGAACCGTGCGGATCGGTCAGCCCGTCGCGTGACAGCGTGGTATTGGTGGCAATAATCGCGTCGATGCGGGCATTGCGGGCGACCGCGGCGATGTCCGACAGCGCGGTATCGTCGAGATCGGGGGCGATCTTGATGAAAACCGGCACGCGTCGGGGCAGGGCGTCGCGGGCGGCGATGACGCCGTCGAGCAGCGCGGCGAGGGCATCAGCGCCCTGAAGGTCGCGCAGCTTCTCGGTATTTGGGGAGGAGACGTTGACGGTCAGGAAATCTGCGGAACCGCCCGCGATGCGGGTGACCTCGGCGAAATCGGCGGCCCGGTCGGTGCTGTCCTTGTTGGCGCCGATATTGAGGCCCACGGGGACGCCCTTGGGGCGGGCGGCGAGGCGGGCGGCGATGGCCGCTGCACCGTCATTGTTGAAGCCGAAGCGGTTGATGATCGCGCGGTCCGGGGTCAGCCGGAAAAGGCGCGGTTTCGGGTTGCCCGGTTGAGGGCGGGGCGTGGCGGCGCCAAGCTCGACAAAGCCGAAGCCCGCACGCATCAGCGGCGCGGCGGCGCGGGCGTTCTTGTCATAGCCCGCCGCCAGGCCGACCGGGTTGGGCAGGCTGAGCCCGGCGAGTTCGCTGCGCAGCCGGTCCGAGGTGACGGGCGCGCCGGGCAGGGGGACGAGGCCCATGGCGAGAGCCCGGATCGACAGGTCGTGCGCCTGTTCGGGGTCGAGGCAATGCAGGGCGCGAAGGCCGAGCTTCTCGATCAGTCTCATTCCAGTGGTCCTGTCTCGTGGCCATCTGCGCCGCGCGTGATGGCGCGGGTCCAGCGGATATCGGTCATCTCGAACGTGCGGTAGAGATGCGGGAAGAGATCGCCGCCGCGCGAGGGCTCCCACCGCAGATCGTCGCCCAATGCCTGCGCGTCGCAGGCCAGCAGGGTGAGGTCGTCCTCATCCGCGAAATGCTTGGCCAGCGTTCCGGGAAGCTGGGCGGCGGTCGAGAAGTGCACGAAACCGTCGGCAATATCGACCGGGGCGCCGGCGCTGTGGCCATCGGACCGCAGGGTGGCCCATTCGGATGCACGGAGGATTTTATAGATCAACATGGGCGCATTTGCCGTGTGCGAGGGGGTGGGGTCAAGATGCCGGTCGCTTCGGCAGAGCATTTATGCACAGCGCCTTGTCGTATCGCTGTTACGACCGGCGGCTGGAGCAATTTACGCTTGATCGAACTCACTCTCCCCCGCTTCTTCTTCATGCAAGTATCCCGGGGGTCCGGGGGCAGCGCCCCCGGCCATCGCGGGACGCAATTTGGAACTGAGTCTGATTAACCGCAAACTGCTATAACCCGCATTAGGGATTTGACCAGCTTCCGGGCTTGGGTCAATCTGGCCGAGGGATATCAACAGGGTAGAAGGGAAACAGGGATGAGTGTTCGCGTTCTGACGGCGGCTTCGGTCATGGCGTTATTCGCCGGGGCGGCCCAGGCCGAGACGGTGCTGCATATCCTGCACACCAACGATCTGCACAGCCGGATCGAGCCGATCAACAAATATGACAGCACCTGCGATGCCGAGACCCGCGAGGCCGGAGAATGTTTTGGCGGCGTGGCGCGGGTGGCGACCAAGATCGGGGAGCTGCGCGAGCAGATCACTGCAGAGGGCGGCAATGTGCTGGTGCTGGATGCGG
This region of Paracoccus saliphilus genomic DNA includes:
- a CDS encoding quinone-dependent dihydroorotate dehydrogenase, translating into MRLIEKLGLRALHCLDPEQAHDLSIRALAMGLVPLPGAPVTSDRLRSELAGLSLPNPVGLAAGYDKNARAAAPLMRAGFGFVELGAATPRPQPGNPKPRLFRLTPDRAIINRFGFNNDGAAAIAARLAARPKGVPVGLNIGANKDSTDRAADFAEVTRIAGGSADFLTVNVSSPNTEKLRDLQGADALAALLDGVIAARDALPRRVPVFIKIAPDLDDTALSDIAAVARNARIDAIIATNTTLSRDGLTDPHGSETGGLSGAPLFRRSTAILARLYRETGGEIPLIGTGGIGSAQQAWDKLRAGASAIQLYSALIYQGFSLAPRIAEELDARLTRDKLSLPELTGSGASDWL
- a CDS encoding DUF952 domain-containing protein gives rise to the protein MLIYKILRASEWATLRSDGHSAGAPVDIADGFVHFSTAAQLPGTLAKHFADEDDLTLLACDAQALGDDLRWEPSRGGDLFPHLYRTFEMTDIRWTRAITRGADGHETGPLE